The genomic interval CGCGAGGAGACCGGCTGGAGCATCGGCAATCCGCGCCGCTTCGGTGCCTATCGGCGCTTCTGCTACATGCCGGATTACGGGTTCTGGGCGGAAAAGCTCTGCACCGTCTGGCTGGCGCGGCCGGTCGCCCGTCTGGGCGCGCCAGCCGAGCCGGGGCATGAGGCGCATTGGGTGCCCTTGCCGCGCGTCGCGGCCTTGCTGCCCGATCCGGGATCGCGCGCCATGGTGAGGGCGGCGCTGCGCCGGCGCTGAGGCGGATCAGCCCCAAGGGCCTTGCCCGTCCGGACGCCGCTCGATCAGCACCGCCGAAATGTCGTCGCTGCGCTGGCCGCCGGCATAATGCGCCGCAGACCAGCAGATCGATTCCAGCAGCGCGTCGCCGCGCAGCATGGCATTGGTGCGCAGGATGGCGTGCAGCCCCTCTTCGCCCAGGGGCTCGCCGCGGGGATTCTCACTTTCGGTCAGCCCGTCCGAGCTGATGAACAGCCGGTCGCCGGGGCTCAGGGTCAGCTGCACCTCTTCGTATTCGGCATGGGAAAAGACGCCCACGGGCAGGCCGCCGCCGCCGATGCGCTCGATCCGGCCATCGGCGCGCTGCAGCACCGGATGCGGGTGGCCCGCCTGCACCAGCCGCAGCCGGCCGGTCAGGAAGTCCAGGTCGGCATAGACCATGGTGAAATAGGATTCGGTGCGCAATTCCTCGAGCATCAGCATATTGAGCTGGCGCAGGATCTCGGCGGGCGGGCGGGCGTCGTAGAGCCCCAGCTCGGTGATGCGCAGCGCGATGTTGTGGTCGGTCGCGCCCGAGAGCAGCGCCGCCAGCCGGGCGCTGAGCAGGGCGGCCGCCACGCCATGTCCCGCCACGTCCAGCGCGAACAGCCCGACCCGGCGGGCATTGATCGGGAAGAACCCGACCAGGTCGCCGCCGATATGGCCGGCCGGGCGCATCAGCAGGGACAGGTCGAAATCGCCGTAGCGGCCATGACGTTCCCGCACCAGCCCCTGCTGCAGGCGCTGCGCTTCGCGCAGGTCGCGCTCGATCGCGGCCTGGGTGGCGCGCAATTCGGTCAGCGTGGCGCTGAGCTGGGCATTGGCGTTGCGCAGCCTTTCCTCCATGCGCAGGATGCGTTCGCTGGCGGACAGCCGGGCCAGCAGCTCGGCCCCCGAGACCGGTTTGGTCAGGAATTCGTCGGCGCCGGCGCGCAGCCCGTCGGCAATGTCCTTCTTGTCGTTGCGCGAGGTCAGCAGGATGAAATAGCCGTAGCGGTCCGACTGCATCTCGCGGAAGCGGCGGCAGAAATCCAGCCCGCTCTGCCCCGGCATCATCCAGTCCGAGATCACGATGTCGGGGCGCCGTTCCAGACAGATGCGCATCGCCTCGTCGCCGCTGGCGGCCTCCACCACGTGATAGCCGGCGCGGGTCAGCTGGACCGCCAGGGTGCGCCTTTGCGCCCGGCTGTCATCGACAAGCAGCACCAGCCGCCAGTTATGCGGGATGGAGCTTATTGCATGGCCGTCCAGGATCATCATGCGGACGGTGTAAGCCCGGGCCGCTGAAGGTTCCGTTAATCCGGACAATTTTCGCGATTAACACGTTCTGGATGATTTCCCTGTTATGAATAAGGGGTGATTCTTCCAAGGGTTGTCCATGCTGGATTGGAACCGTATCAACGAGCTGCGCGGCGAAGTCGGCGATGACGAATTCCAGCTGATCCTGGAGCTGTTTCTGGACGAGGTCGAAGGCGTCATCATGCGCCTGTCGCGCCGCGACGCGCTGCGGCTGGAAACCGACCTGCATTTCCTGAAGGGCTGCGCCTGGAATCTGGGTTTCTCGGAATTCGGCAATCTCTGCGACGCGGGCGAGCGCAAGGCCGCCGCCGGCCGGCACGGCGAGGTCGATGTCGAATCGCTGCTGGCCAGCTATTCCGCCTCGAAACAGGCGCTGATGCGTCAGCTGGACGCGGCGTTGCATCCCGGCAAGCGGGCCCGCCATGCCTAGGTCATGTTGACAAATGGCGGAGCCAGAGCCTGATGCAGGCGACGTCGACGAAGCCAAGGAAGCTTTCGGCGGTTTTGTCGTAGCGGGTTGCAAGGCGGCGGCTATTTTTCAGCTTGTTGAAGCAGCGCTCGACCATGTTGCGCAGGGTGTAGATGGTCATGTCGACAGCCTTGCGCACCCTTCGGTTCCTTCGCATCGGTATCATGGGCAGGGCGTTGCGGCTCTCGATGTCTTCCCGAATTTTATCAGAGTCATAGCCCCTGTCGGCGACCAGAACTGCTGGTTGCGGCAGGTTGTCGGCCATCACCATATCATAGCCGGTGTAGTCGGAATCCTGCCCCGGCGTGATCTCGGTCCTCATCGGGAGGCCTGCGCCGTTGACGCGGAGATGGATCTTGGTCGAGAAGCCACCTCTCGAACGGCCAAGAGCCTCTTTCGGAGTCCCCCTTTTGCGCCCGCCGCATGATGATGGGCGCGGATCACAGTGCTATCAACCATCTGGAGCTTGTCTGGCGCGATCCCAGCGTGGTTCAGCGCATCCAGGATATCCTCCCACAGTCCCGCCAAAGTCCAGCGGCGGAACTGACGGTAGACCGAGGACCACTTGCCAAACTCTTCGGGCAGATCGCGCCATGGCGCACCAGTCCTTGCGATCCAGAATATACCATTCAGAACAAGACGATGGTCCGCAGGTTTCCGCCCGTTAGGGTGCCGGACGGCACGAATGAAGCCCTCGAAGAAGGTCCACTCATCGTCGGATATCAGGTTGCGTGCCAAGTTCATCTCCCACGTAGAGATGAGCTTGAATCATAGGACGACTGCCAGAGGAATCCCTTTTGTCAACACGACCTAGCGCCGTGCCGGGATCAGATCAGGAACTCTGCCAGGACCGGGTCGCGGGTGATGTCGCGATAGCCGATCCCCGCCGCGTCCAGCCTTTCGCAGATCCGTTCGAGATTGGCGGGGGCGGTGGTCTCGATGCCGATCAGGACCGAGCCGAAATTGCGCGCCGATTTCTTCAGGTATTCGAAGCGGGCGATATCGTCCTCGGGGCCGAGCAGCTGCAGGAAGTCGCGCAGCGCGCCGGGCCGCTGCGGCATGCGCAGGATGAAATAGCGCTTGAGGCCCGAGAAACGCTGGGCGCGCTCCTTGACCTCGGGCAGGCGCTCGAAATCGAAATTGCCGCCCGAGCAGATGCAGACCACGCGCTTGCCGGCCAGCCCGGGCATGTCGCGCAGCACGTCCACCGCCAGCGCCCCGGCGGGTTCCAGCACGATGCCCTCGATGTTCAGCATCTCCAGCATGGTGGCGCAGATGCGGTCCTCGGGCGCGGTATGGACCCGGTCGGCGCCGAAGCCGGCGAGCGCGCGAAACGGCAGGTCGCCGATCCGCGCCACCGCGGCGCCGTCGACGAAATTGTCCACCGCCGGCAGCGTCACCGGCGTCCCGGCCAGCAGCGCCTCACGCAGGCTGGCGCCGCCCTCGGGCTCGGCGAATTCGGCGCGCGTGCCGGGGGCCAGTTCCGAAAGCAGCCGGGTCACGCCGGCGGCCAGCCCGCCGCCGCCGACCGGCAGCACCACGACATCCGGCGCCTCGCCCAACTGGTCGAGCAGCTCCAGCCCGACCGTGGCCTGTCCCTCGATGATGTCGGCATCGTCG from Paracoccus sp. MA carries:
- a CDS encoding NUDIX domain-containing protein: MIPRFGPPPGRRAYRLRPGAYALLVRDGAALLTFQQAPAPEFQLPGGGIDPGESPLAALHREVREETGWSIGNPRRFGAYRRFCYMPDYGFWAEKLCTVWLARPVARLGAPAEPGHEAHWVPLPRVAALLPDPGSRAMVRAALRRR
- a CDS encoding PP2C family protein-serine/threonine phosphatase — its product is MMILDGHAISSIPHNWRLVLLVDDSRAQRRTLAVQLTRAGYHVVEAASGDEAMRICLERRPDIVISDWMMPGQSGLDFCRRFREMQSDRYGYFILLTSRNDKKDIADGLRAGADEFLTKPVSGAELLARLSASERILRMEERLRNANAQLSATLTELRATQAAIERDLREAQRLQQGLVRERHGRYGDFDLSLLMRPAGHIGGDLVGFFPINARRVGLFALDVAGHGVAAALLSARLAALLSGATDHNIALRITELGLYDARPPAEILRQLNMLMLEELRTESYFTMVYADLDFLTGRLRLVQAGHPHPVLQRADGRIERIGGGGLPVGVFSHAEYEEVQLTLSPGDRLFISSDGLTESENPRGEPLGEEGLHAILRTNAMLRGDALLESICWSAAHYAGGQRSDDISAVLIERRPDGQGPWG
- a CDS encoding Hpt domain-containing protein, which encodes MLDWNRINELRGEVGDDEFQLILELFLDEVEGVIMRLSRRDALRLETDLHFLKGCAWNLGFSEFGNLCDAGERKAAAGRHGEVDVESLLASYSASKQALMRQLDAALHPGKRARHA
- a CDS encoding IS5 family transposase (programmed frameshift); protein product: MNLARNLISDDEWTFFEGFIRAVRHPNGRKPADHRLVLNGIFWIARTGAPWRDLPEEFGKWSSVYRQFRRWTLAGLWEDILDALNHAGIAPDKLQMVDSTVIRAHHHAAGAKGGPPKEALGRSRGGFSTKIHLRVNGAGLPMRTEITPGQDSDYTGYDMVMADNLPQPAVLVADRGYDSDKIREDIESRNALPMIPMRRNRRVRKAVDMTIYTLRNMVERCFNKLKNSRRLATRYDKTAESFLGFVDVACIRLWLRHLST
- the ilvA gene encoding threonine ammonia-lyase IlvA, with translation MENFAASVRQAEIALRDLFEPTPLQKNDHLSAKYGAEIWLKREDLTPVRSYKLRGAFNAMRKIGAGSQGHFVCASAGNHAQGMAFACRHFGARGTIFMPVTTPRQKIDKTRIFGNGAIEIVLTGDYFDQTLAAAQDFARAQDATFLSPFDDADIIEGQATVGLELLDQLGEAPDVVVLPVGGGGLAAGVTRLLSELAPGTRAEFAEPEGGASLREALLAGTPVTLPAVDNFVDGAAVARIGDLPFRALAGFGADRVHTAPEDRICATMLEMLNIEGIVLEPAGALAVDVLRDMPGLAGKRVVCICSGGNFDFERLPEVKERAQRFSGLKRYFILRMPQRPGALRDFLQLLGPEDDIARFEYLKKSARNFGSVLIGIETTAPANLERICERLDAAGIGYRDITRDPVLAEFLI